The Neorhodopirellula lusitana genome contains a region encoding:
- a CDS encoding tetratricopeptide repeat protein: protein MWQSTQATADRVSRFLTGKEQADAVKAKELYQEGDAVFRRAADAAGQVARDGETEGSEKKDFIKAAKLFRRAAEAEPGSALSQDALFMQAESLFFADQLTEATDVYQGLQKDYPRNRHSDRIASRLFSVTQYWIDTEKASEGSWMPVNFFDPTRPRVDVDGHAIRVLDSIRYDDPTGRLADDATMAAAAEYIRQGDFEMADEFLTDLRETFPDSEHFFLAHMLGIRCKLEVYAGPEYSGLMLEEAEKLVKQTRERFPNKLQEKETGDMLARAAAEVAYRHSEHLYTRAQYREKKKEYRAANEYYQRILEDYPNTPLAEKSRERLQKTSNLPAVPEKRLTWLRTVFPDSKRSSPLEFSFESPTGEKRETILR from the coding sequence ATGTGGCAGTCTACGCAAGCGACTGCCGACCGTGTTTCACGCTTCTTGACTGGCAAAGAACAGGCTGACGCGGTGAAGGCAAAAGAGCTCTATCAAGAGGGCGATGCCGTGTTTCGACGCGCCGCTGATGCAGCGGGGCAAGTTGCCCGTGATGGTGAAACCGAGGGCAGCGAGAAAAAAGATTTTATCAAAGCTGCAAAGCTTTTCCGCCGTGCCGCCGAAGCCGAACCTGGTTCCGCGCTGTCGCAGGACGCTTTGTTCATGCAGGCCGAGAGCTTGTTCTTCGCCGACCAGTTGACCGAAGCGACGGACGTCTACCAAGGTTTGCAGAAAGACTACCCACGCAACCGGCACAGTGACCGGATCGCATCGCGTCTGTTTTCGGTAACCCAATACTGGATTGATACCGAAAAGGCATCCGAAGGAAGCTGGATGCCAGTGAACTTCTTTGACCCTACCCGTCCTCGGGTTGACGTCGACGGACACGCGATCCGCGTTCTCGACTCGATTCGTTATGACGATCCCACCGGGCGTTTGGCTGACGATGCCACCATGGCGGCGGCGGCGGAATATATCCGTCAGGGTGATTTCGAAATGGCGGACGAGTTCCTGACCGATCTTCGCGAGACGTTCCCTGACAGTGAGCACTTTTTCCTAGCACACATGCTGGGGATCCGGTGCAAGCTGGAAGTCTACGCCGGCCCCGAATACAGCGGATTGATGCTGGAAGAGGCCGAAAAGCTGGTGAAGCAAACTCGAGAGCGATTCCCGAACAAGTTGCAGGAAAAGGAAACCGGTGACATGCTCGCTCGCGCTGCGGCCGAGGTTGCCTATCGGCACTCCGAACACCTTTACACTCGGGCTCAGTATCGCGAAAAGAAGAAAGAGTACCGGGCCGCGAACGAGTACTATCAACGCATTCTCGAAGACTATCCGAACACTCCGCTGGCTGAGAAATCTCGCGAGCGATTGCAGAAGACTTCGAACCTTCCGGCCGTTCCCGAGAAACGTCTGACTTGGCTTCGTACCGTCTTTCCCGATAGCAAGCGATCCAGTCCGCTGGAATTCAGCTTTGAGTCGCCAACCGGTGAAAAACGGGAGACGATCTTACGGTGA
- the lptE gene encoding LPS assembly lipoprotein LptE, which produces MLGFVALFGVVGQSGCAPYQFGNAALFPPGIRTVHVPIVRDTTFRHDLGVQLTEALVREIELRTPYKVTADPMADTILRCEVVGETKRVLTETTEDYPRALDAAVQVRASWTNRSGQLLLNNSIVPTDDLTILFSQDERFVPEAGQSVDTAMQQAIEDLASRIVSQMETRW; this is translated from the coding sequence ATGCTGGGGTTCGTTGCCCTGTTCGGAGTTGTCGGACAGAGTGGTTGCGCGCCTTATCAGTTCGGAAACGCGGCATTGTTTCCGCCTGGGATCCGGACTGTTCATGTGCCGATCGTGCGAGATACCACGTTTCGTCATGACCTGGGTGTGCAGCTGACTGAAGCGTTGGTTCGCGAAATCGAATTGCGAACTCCATATAAAGTGACCGCGGATCCCATGGCCGACACGATTCTTCGTTGTGAAGTGGTCGGCGAAACCAAGCGAGTGTTGACGGAGACCACGGAAGATTATCCACGTGCTCTTGATGCTGCCGTGCAGGTTCGTGCCTCATGGACCAATCGGTCTGGGCAGCTCTTGTTGAACAACTCAATCGTGCCAACGGACGATCTGACGATCCTGTTTAGCCAGGATGAAAGGTTCGTTCCGGAGGCAGGTCAATCGGTTGATACGGCGATGCAACAAGCGATTGAAGACTTGGCCAGTCGCATCGTCAGTCAAATGGAAACTCGCTGGTAA
- a CDS encoding DUF4129 domain-containing protein yields MSGRREQTLADYAAIALAPILVFAMLYSLAGFLVLIFYSGHYPARVMSTLFFYTMGVTASARMSIEQSRQYSMGYIVALGLATLLVLLRFVGNPLASITIIAVVGYLADRIVHDCTIVDDSIDSSGQGLIDSAKGMMRLLRGSIRDNDGQDDTEPAGEQRTADDHDESSKSHAFKREASQPGRTVLYLALAALPLFGLGQFFLGGGPGGGQAARQLLTIYLFASLSLLVVTSFLNLRRYLRQRDTEMPVQTTVAWLVGGMVMIAAILLLALLAPLPGRTLASFQMPVMFDTDSPLSSSKYGWGGEGAEQSSGGDAPSDDTREEADSPKETPGSSTQTKKGAPPGGTSGQRKDGPVGNETGGQKGKPKPGQEKSAKDASQQGEPEKGKPKQGKPKQGKPEQGKPEQGKPAPPKGEQSPSDAKKPGDTENPGDQGKARKNGKAAEKGDGRQKGDPAKDAPQDQKSSKPQSTPAEKQPSDQDQSGKPDNAKQPNTDSQPNSDPPQESKTPPEPGTQPDSGTPPESDKKPVKDPNTKPETEPENKSEADSKSPESQDTTPPKSESQQAQNRSPDSASTQTTPQANQAQFSELLNSATSWLKSVFIAVLVGIVLVYLYLHHEVLIDWINRWMAGRATTSQPGEISRAQPQAPEIDEQPFASFKNPIGQQEPGKAIVITFQALEAWGREQGVRRNSDETPNEFAARLVTQFPALKRSAAGMVGAYNRIVYGRAAAGSKDIQAAAAVWNVMRPSLEE; encoded by the coding sequence GTGTCTGGACGCCGCGAGCAAACGCTTGCTGACTATGCCGCTATCGCCCTGGCACCGATTTTGGTGTTTGCGATGCTGTACAGCCTGGCTGGATTCCTGGTCCTGATTTTTTATTCAGGGCATTATCCGGCTCGTGTGATGTCGACGTTGTTCTTCTACACGATGGGCGTCACCGCCAGCGCCCGCATGTCGATTGAGCAGAGTCGCCAGTATTCAATGGGGTACATCGTGGCGCTCGGACTGGCGACCCTTTTGGTGCTGTTGCGTTTTGTCGGCAACCCACTGGCCTCCATCACCATCATCGCAGTGGTCGGCTATCTCGCCGACCGCATCGTGCATGACTGCACCATCGTCGACGACAGTATCGATAGCAGCGGCCAAGGGCTAATCGACTCGGCGAAAGGAATGATGCGATTGCTAAGAGGCTCCATTCGCGACAACGATGGGCAAGACGATACTGAACCGGCAGGCGAACAACGAACCGCTGATGATCATGACGAATCATCGAAAAGCCATGCCTTCAAACGTGAGGCCAGCCAACCAGGCCGAACCGTGCTGTACTTGGCTCTCGCCGCACTGCCACTGTTCGGGTTGGGGCAGTTCTTCTTGGGTGGAGGCCCAGGCGGTGGCCAAGCCGCTCGTCAATTGCTGACGATTTATCTGTTCGCCAGCCTATCGCTGTTGGTGGTGACCTCGTTTCTGAATTTGCGCCGCTACCTGCGTCAGCGCGATACTGAAATGCCAGTGCAAACCACCGTTGCCTGGTTGGTAGGCGGCATGGTGATGATTGCCGCAATCCTGTTGCTTGCCCTGCTAGCTCCGCTTCCCGGTCGCACGCTGGCGTCGTTCCAGATGCCAGTGATGTTTGACACCGACTCGCCCCTATCGAGCAGCAAGTATGGTTGGGGCGGTGAAGGTGCAGAGCAGTCGTCCGGCGGCGACGCTCCGTCGGACGACACCCGCGAGGAAGCAGATTCGCCCAAAGAGACGCCCGGCTCATCGACACAAACGAAGAAGGGAGCGCCGCCCGGCGGGACGAGCGGTCAACGAAAAGACGGCCCGGTTGGAAACGAGACCGGTGGGCAAAAAGGGAAACCGAAACCCGGACAAGAGAAATCCGCCAAGGATGCATCCCAACAGGGTGAGCCAGAAAAAGGGAAACCCAAACAAGGGAAACCCAAACAAGGGAAGCCAGAACAAGGAAAACCAGAGCAGGGAAAACCAGCACCACCCAAAGGGGAACAGAGTCCCTCCGACGCAAAAAAGCCAGGCGACACTGAAAACCCAGGCGACCAGGGTAAGGCTCGGAAAAATGGAAAGGCGGCCGAGAAAGGGGATGGGCGTCAAAAAGGCGACCCTGCTAAAGACGCTCCCCAGGACCAGAAGTCGAGCAAACCGCAATCCACCCCCGCTGAAAAGCAGCCCAGCGATCAAGATCAGTCTGGCAAGCCGGACAATGCAAAGCAGCCCAATACCGATTCCCAACCCAACTCCGATCCACCACAAGAATCGAAAACGCCACCAGAACCTGGAACACAGCCAGATTCTGGGACGCCGCCAGAATCCGACAAGAAGCCAGTAAAGGATCCAAATACGAAGCCGGAAACGGAACCAGAAAACAAGAGTGAAGCAGATTCAAAATCGCCGGAATCGCAAGACACAACACCGCCGAAATCCGAGTCTCAACAAGCTCAGAACAGGTCCCCCGATTCGGCTTCGACTCAAACGACACCCCAAGCGAACCAGGCCCAATTTAGTGAGTTGCTGAACAGCGCAACCAGTTGGCTGAAGTCCGTCTTCATTGCTGTGCTAGTCGGGATCGTGCTGGTTTACCTCTACCTCCACCATGAAGTACTCATCGACTGGATCAATCGCTGGATGGCGGGTCGAGCAACGACGTCTCAACCGGGAGAGATATCGCGTGCCCAGCCGCAGGCACCTGAAATTGACGAACAACCCTTTGCCTCGTTCAAAAACCCAATCGGACAACAAGAGCCCGGGAAGGCGATTGTGATTACGTTCCAAGCTCTCGAAGCATGGGGGCGAGAACAAGGCGTCCGGCGTAACAGCGACGAGACGCCCAATGAGTTTGCGGCCCGGCTAGTGACACAGTTCCCTGCACTGAAACGGTCCGCCGCCGGAATGGTCGGAGCCTACAACCGAATCGTTTACGGGCGTGCTGCGGCGGGCTCCAAAGACATCCAAGCCGCTGCAGCGGTTTGGAACGTGATGCGTCCCAGCCTGGAAGAGTGA
- a CDS encoding trypsin-like peptidase domain-containing protein produces the protein MSELLVKCLCGVQLTTTADKAGTIMRCPKCNQQFRVPGNPVAQPVDPEFEFSSIVAPVAPTRPTPRSRRSNAGLSPAVPQYRNSPPMAARGSSLTSDRAVRNTIIGSIVAITSLVVLGAGWMAIERLAPTLAELTSSDEAESSETTTDEDSTSTGLEVMDWSGDDELHSGYDNDSGETQTLSSDDGMGGTTNTLREQPNASNSYSSNPLSTTDYTTSDPSEFTPAYGSPNALSMPELINKVEPSIVRVVVRTDEGEGHGSGFVINNSGLIVTNFHVVEGAVSVKVESRDGQTTTPLGFVAAEPQRDLCVLQVDPNQFSCIPLAFATQPPSKGESVAAFGSPLGFSFSATNGIVSANRSGIELKQSLNQGEIDGYSILGYTTDMDWVQTSAAISGGNSGGPLVNMRGEMVGVNTFTSTRGQNLNFAVSQTTVSDVVGRRASTPKSFSQLPGATHGSASGGALAQIFGVETITKTSGAFEKSTDGKGEIRAFHGHKDAIIDIAVSADKRYFAVASLDSRTTVFDQRNGSALYQIKLTEMPIRNVQFVANSNYLTTFRSAGTEPSVVYRDPESGESKDIGIVFPILKLASVMTVSKDGRSVFACWINGVAMVRRYDHFLKSHSSVHIMLEDRVTAASFSNDGKTLLTASSTGDLSLHKLDGEMMRTSSTHDEAHDGKITCAAAMPSGTQFVTGGEDGIVYLWKSFTRDDRWRFAKLVGDRSDALCVATSPNGEQIAVGRANGKVELFNTQNNQLIHTYNQHRSAVTSIEFFPNSKYFLTGTTSGTVRIMQAL, from the coding sequence ATGTCTGAATTGCTTGTAAAGTGCCTATGTGGAGTCCAGCTGACCACCACCGCGGACAAGGCGGGCACCATCATGCGGTGCCCCAAGTGCAACCAGCAGTTTCGCGTTCCCGGTAACCCCGTCGCGCAACCGGTTGATCCCGAATTCGAATTTTCGTCGATAGTCGCACCTGTCGCTCCGACAAGACCGACGCCACGATCACGGCGATCGAACGCTGGCTTGAGTCCGGCCGTTCCCCAGTACCGGAATTCACCGCCCATGGCTGCGAGAGGTTCCTCACTCACCAGCGATCGTGCTGTTCGAAACACGATCATTGGCTCCATTGTCGCAATAACGTCATTGGTTGTACTGGGTGCCGGATGGATGGCGATCGAACGACTCGCACCGACTTTGGCCGAGCTAACCAGTAGTGACGAGGCTGAATCATCGGAGACAACAACTGATGAGGACAGCACCTCAACGGGTCTCGAAGTGATGGATTGGTCCGGCGATGACGAGCTGCACAGTGGCTATGACAATGATTCCGGTGAAACTCAAACATTGTCATCGGACGACGGCATGGGCGGGACCACAAACACACTCCGAGAGCAGCCCAACGCCAGCAACTCCTATTCATCGAACCCACTGTCAACCACCGATTACACGACGTCGGACCCTAGCGAATTCACGCCAGCTTACGGATCCCCAAATGCATTGAGCATGCCTGAATTGATCAACAAGGTCGAACCCAGCATTGTTCGCGTTGTCGTTCGAACCGACGAAGGCGAAGGTCACGGCAGCGGATTCGTGATCAACAACTCGGGCTTGATTGTCACCAACTTTCATGTGGTTGAAGGTGCGGTTTCGGTCAAGGTCGAATCACGCGACGGCCAGACCACTACGCCACTCGGATTTGTCGCTGCCGAACCACAACGAGATCTATGCGTGTTGCAGGTCGATCCCAATCAGTTCTCCTGCATTCCCCTCGCCTTCGCAACGCAACCTCCATCCAAAGGGGAATCCGTCGCAGCCTTCGGATCACCTCTGGGATTCAGCTTTTCGGCCACCAACGGGATTGTCAGCGCGAACCGTTCCGGCATTGAACTGAAGCAATCTTTAAACCAGGGTGAAATCGATGGCTACAGTATCCTCGGCTACACCACCGACATGGACTGGGTGCAGACATCCGCCGCAATTTCAGGAGGCAACAGCGGCGGCCCCTTGGTGAACATGCGAGGCGAAATGGTCGGCGTGAACACCTTCACCAGCACGCGAGGTCAAAACCTCAACTTCGCTGTCTCACAAACCACCGTCAGCGACGTTGTTGGTCGCCGAGCATCGACGCCCAAGTCATTCTCGCAACTCCCCGGCGCCACCCATGGCTCCGCGTCAGGCGGCGCCCTGGCGCAGATCTTCGGGGTCGAAACCATCACGAAGACATCCGGTGCGTTCGAAAAGTCGACCGACGGCAAAGGGGAGATTCGAGCCTTCCACGGGCACAAAGACGCGATCATCGACATCGCCGTCTCGGCCGACAAACGCTACTTCGCCGTTGCAAGCCTGGATAGCAGAACCACCGTATTCGATCAACGAAACGGCTCGGCGTTGTACCAGATCAAGTTGACCGAAATGCCGATTCGGAATGTGCAGTTTGTTGCTAACTCCAACTACCTGACGACGTTTCGGTCTGCAGGAACGGAACCAAGCGTTGTCTATCGTGATCCTGAATCCGGCGAATCAAAAGACATCGGCATTGTGTTCCCCATCCTGAAACTGGCCAGCGTGATGACCGTTTCGAAAGACGGGCGATCGGTCTTCGCGTGCTGGATCAATGGTGTCGCCATGGTTCGCCGCTATGACCACTTTCTAAAAAGCCACTCCAGCGTTCACATCATGCTAGAAGATCGCGTCACCGCCGCGTCGTTCTCAAACGACGGTAAAACACTGTTGACCGCTTCGTCGACCGGAGACCTTTCACTGCATAAACTCGACGGCGAGATGATGCGGACTTCCAGCACCCATGATGAGGCTCACGACGGCAAAATCACCTGCGCCGCGGCGATGCCCAGTGGCACCCAGTTCGTCACCGGTGGCGAAGACGGAATCGTCTACCTTTGGAAGTCATTCACAAGGGATGATCGCTGGCGTTTCGCAAAACTGGTCGGCGATCGCTCCGATGCCTTGTGTGTGGCAACATCCCCCAACGGCGAACAAATCGCAGTGGGCCGAGCCAACGGCAAGGTGGAACTATTCAACACCCAAAACAATCAGTTGATCCACACCTACAACCAACATCGATCCGCAGTAACCTCGATCGAGTTCTTCCCCAACAGCAAGTACTTCTTGACCGGGACGACGTCCGGTACCGTCCGTATCATGCAAGCGTTGTAG
- a CDS encoding mechanosensitive ion channel domain-containing protein, with protein sequence MMTPLLKSISQLTCRIPDVYFVSNPFDGRHRYRSSRQGLAWLVGCVALLGLTGNLCADFPTPVSNNTPVIPAGYRFQSEAESGKGTPGKAPAVSIDPESLTNPEAVAAEAKRITEDTSLDSNLRDRILASLKDIDTTLAKQRTAADEQAAFKKSLSKIAIDKGIATRNAKREVKPTEEVNGRSMSLEELKQYEIKASTNLAAAREALQKADSAIIARKSRLEKLPGEITKVRQEIDALEASSIGELNDDPNGQLKLVREAGRRAEIAAAKQRLESMQTEQLLLEAQVDLLPLRKEAEEKNVLEAEMEFNRWSAVIQKMRQNQVTIELQKYEKELERTNTDASISQVLKLKDIWVKIIGETDQTDRLLTKERAETVKWAERLTDTQKKIAEANTEGEQLSSSVGLQLQLLKNRLPSTTSISRQIATIDQVIEERRDLQRRVELTLEGIDDSVAGELPMDVFSQQVIMGAHRSQSDLPETESQLLAKFITDLETHVNKLAERREELENQRNIVNKLQAEIDLHVVWIRNEPLFHVRDIPLAWQAFRWIVHPQHLKLLANRLVEGFWQRPELIVIALIAFLTILVAGAKLRRRMLTLGERAASRQSTSLRPTFSATLLSAALVLPLVVLLWIVGDALIASQGVEPLVRAVAKAFHLASIAVLPIELLRQWLRPRGLAIAHFDVSEDSIKGLRRWLRILIDLGVPILLIFATAYYLGRYQLTQALGRVMLMSGMCLLSCVLWRMLEPKQGIFSIEIRDNPNGWLSRLRHIWFLPIVVMPILFASVAIAGYGSAAIVLIRQFYWTLWLCLLTFYLNGLMRRWLLTQRRRLAWAVHRERVEENQRIGGVAGLEGVEVEPTTSLEAAEINAQTSRLVSTFLFIAALIGVAYIWSPVLPAIGYLESVHLWSIVGENEENTWVTLADAIKAIPVLILTWASVRNLPGLIEGVLLERLPLEKPVRYAITTLGTYALLFIGLAFSARTFGLRWDNIQWLVAALGVGLGFGLQEIFANFVSGLILLFEQPIRVGDIVTLGDTTGVVAKIRMRATTVTNWDRQELIIPNKDLITGRLVNWTLSDTTNRVVINVGIAYGSDTDEACDMLRTICQDHQAIKTDPSPVVTFEGFGDSTLNLVIRCYLADLDNRLRTIHELHTEINKRFNKAGIEIAFPQRDLHLRSLPKELTDSIAAAKAPTPST encoded by the coding sequence ATGATGACTCCCTTATTAAAGAGTATCAGTCAACTCACCTGCCGGATCCCCGACGTGTACTTCGTATCCAACCCATTCGACGGTCGCCACCGCTATCGCTCAAGCCGACAAGGTCTCGCTTGGCTTGTGGGGTGCGTGGCGTTGTTGGGACTCACCGGAAACCTCTGCGCCGATTTCCCGACGCCGGTGTCCAACAACACTCCCGTCATCCCGGCGGGCTATCGTTTCCAAAGCGAAGCTGAATCAGGCAAGGGAACACCGGGAAAAGCACCTGCGGTCTCCATCGATCCTGAATCGCTGACTAATCCCGAGGCCGTTGCCGCCGAAGCCAAACGCATCACCGAGGACACGTCACTCGATTCCAACCTGCGCGACCGCATCCTGGCATCGCTGAAGGACATCGACACTACACTCGCAAAACAACGAACCGCAGCCGATGAACAGGCCGCTTTCAAAAAGTCGCTGTCCAAAATCGCCATCGACAAGGGAATCGCAACCCGCAACGCCAAGCGAGAAGTGAAACCGACCGAAGAAGTGAACGGTCGCTCGATGTCGCTGGAGGAACTGAAACAGTACGAGATCAAGGCCAGCACCAACCTCGCCGCTGCACGCGAGGCGTTACAGAAGGCCGACTCAGCAATCATCGCCCGTAAATCGCGGTTGGAAAAACTTCCTGGCGAGATCACCAAGGTTCGGCAGGAAATCGACGCTCTCGAAGCGTCCTCAATTGGCGAACTGAATGATGACCCCAACGGTCAATTGAAACTGGTTCGTGAAGCGGGCCGTCGAGCTGAGATCGCGGCAGCGAAACAACGTCTCGAGTCCATGCAAACCGAGCAACTCCTGCTTGAAGCCCAAGTCGACTTGCTGCCGCTACGAAAGGAAGCGGAAGAAAAGAACGTTCTGGAAGCCGAAATGGAATTCAACCGCTGGTCAGCGGTGATCCAAAAGATGCGTCAAAACCAAGTGACGATTGAGCTACAGAAATACGAAAAGGAACTCGAACGAACCAATACCGACGCCAGTATCTCCCAGGTCCTGAAGCTGAAGGACATTTGGGTCAAGATCATCGGAGAGACCGATCAAACCGACCGGCTGCTGACCAAGGAAAGGGCGGAAACCGTCAAGTGGGCCGAACGGCTGACGGACACTCAAAAGAAGATCGCCGAGGCGAACACGGAAGGAGAACAGCTTTCCAGCAGCGTTGGTCTGCAGTTGCAATTGCTGAAGAACCGGCTTCCCTCCACCACGTCGATCAGCCGACAAATAGCGACCATTGACCAAGTGATCGAAGAACGACGCGATCTGCAGCGACGCGTTGAATTGACACTCGAAGGCATCGACGATTCCGTGGCCGGCGAACTGCCGATGGATGTCTTTTCGCAACAAGTGATCATGGGCGCCCATCGCTCTCAATCCGATCTACCCGAGACTGAATCTCAACTTCTGGCCAAGTTCATCACTGACCTAGAAACCCATGTCAACAAGCTAGCTGAACGACGCGAGGAACTCGAAAACCAACGCAACATTGTCAACAAACTGCAGGCTGAAATTGACCTACACGTTGTTTGGATCCGCAATGAACCCCTCTTCCACGTTCGTGATATCCCACTGGCCTGGCAAGCGTTCCGCTGGATCGTTCACCCTCAACATCTAAAGTTGCTGGCCAATCGATTGGTCGAAGGATTCTGGCAGCGCCCCGAATTGATCGTGATCGCTTTGATTGCGTTTCTGACCATCCTGGTCGCTGGTGCAAAATTACGACGGCGGATGCTAACCCTCGGCGAACGAGCCGCCAGTCGGCAAAGCACGTCGCTGCGTCCCACCTTCTCAGCCACGCTGCTGTCCGCCGCACTGGTGTTGCCTTTGGTCGTGCTGCTCTGGATTGTGGGCGACGCGTTGATTGCCTCTCAAGGTGTTGAACCATTGGTTCGAGCGGTCGCGAAAGCTTTTCACTTGGCTTCCATCGCCGTGTTGCCAATCGAATTGCTACGACAGTGGTTGCGCCCACGCGGACTTGCCATCGCTCACTTCGATGTCAGCGAGGATTCGATCAAAGGCCTCCGTCGCTGGCTACGAATCTTGATCGACCTCGGCGTGCCGATCCTGCTGATTTTCGCCACGGCCTACTATCTCGGACGCTATCAGCTCACCCAAGCGCTCGGACGAGTCATGTTGATGAGCGGCATGTGTCTGTTGAGCTGTGTCTTGTGGCGAATGTTGGAACCGAAGCAAGGAATCTTCTCGATCGAGATCCGCGACAACCCCAACGGCTGGCTTTCCCGGCTGCGGCACATTTGGTTCCTTCCCATCGTGGTGATGCCGATTCTCTTTGCGAGTGTCGCCATCGCGGGTTACGGCAGCGCTGCAATCGTCTTGATCCGTCAGTTCTATTGGACGCTCTGGCTATGCCTGTTGACGTTCTATCTGAACGGTTTGATGCGACGTTGGTTGCTCACCCAACGCCGTCGATTGGCTTGGGCCGTTCACCGCGAGCGGGTTGAAGAAAACCAAAGAATCGGCGGGGTCGCTGGTTTAGAAGGCGTCGAAGTTGAACCCACGACCAGCCTGGAAGCTGCCGAGATCAATGCACAAACCAGCCGGCTAGTCAGCACGTTCCTGTTCATCGCTGCTCTGATTGGTGTGGCCTACATTTGGTCGCCGGTGCTGCCGGCGATTGGATACTTGGAGTCAGTACATCTGTGGTCGATCGTAGGTGAAAACGAGGAAAACACCTGGGTGACTCTGGCGGATGCCATCAAGGCGATTCCGGTGCTGATCCTGACCTGGGCCTCCGTCCGCAACCTTCCGGGCCTGATCGAAGGTGTGCTGTTGGAACGACTGCCGCTGGAAAAGCCAGTTCGGTATGCCATCACAACGCTAGGTACTTACGCATTACTGTTCATCGGACTTGCCTTCAGCGCACGCACCTTCGGTTTGCGATGGGACAACATTCAGTGGCTTGTTGCGGCGTTGGGTGTCGGGCTGGGGTTTGGCCTGCAGGAGATCTTCGCCAACTTCGTTAGCGGCTTGATTCTGCTGTTCGAACAACCCATTCGAGTTGGCGACATCGTGACGCTCGGTGACACCACCGGCGTCGTCGCCAAGATCCGCATGCGAGCAACGACTGTCACCAATTGGGATCGCCAAGAACTGATCATCCCGAACAAAGATCTGATTACCGGCCGCTTGGTCAACTGGACGCTATCGGACACCACCAACCGCGTCGTCATCAACGTGGGCATCGCCTATGGAAGTGATACCGACGAAGCCTGTGACATGCTCCGCACGATCTGCCAGGACCACCAAGCCATCAAGACTGACCCGTCACCGGTTGTCACATTCGAAGGATTTGGCGACTCAACACTCAACCTGGTCATCCGGTGCTACCTTGCGGACCTGGACAATCGACTTCGGACCATTCATGAACTGCACACCGAAATCAACAAGCGGTTCAACAAGGCTGGGATTGAAATCGCATTCCCACAACGCGACCTGCATCTCCGTTCGCTTCCGAAAGAGCTAACCGACTCCATCGCCGCGGCGAAAGCTCCCACCCCATCCACCTAG